The genomic segment agcgtaaAAATGCGGAACTTGTACGGTCAGATCAGAGCGTCTTCGTCTCTGGTGAATCGCCTTAAGCAGAAACTGAGAGCTGGTACCTTTGTCGTCGGGAATCCATGGCTGTCTCAGTCCAGATCTTTTACCACCACCGAAGGTCACCGACCCACCATGGTCCACAAGCGCAGTCTCGACATTCTCCACGATCCTTGGTTCAATAAAGTAATCTTTTATTCTCTTCTCTTTGGCTGAATCTGTAGATATTGTCATATTGGTGTTTGTGGCTGAATGAATCTGTAAAGTTATAGAGATCAATTTTGTTGGTGGATCATTGTTGCGTTTCATTTGTTTTAGCTGAATGAGTTATAATCAATATGGATTTAAAAATGATAGCTATTGTCGATTTAGTTCCAGAAAGCTTGATTGTGTATGTGTTTAGTAATTTTTGGTTTCTTCGTCTTTGTTTGCCATGCCTGTGCAAAATCAGGGAACTGCTTTTACGATGACCGAGCGAGACCGTCTTGATCTCAGAGGACTTCTTCCTCCAAATGTTATGTCTACAGAGCAGCAAATTGAACGTTTCAGTAAGTCTTCTCCAAATTGTCGGTATGATTTTGAGCTATCACGATCCAAATGCTAACCAAATTAGTCTAAATATGCTTGGAGTTATGATTCGTAGACTATTTGTAGTGTTTGTTGTTGTGGTGAACTACTGATGCTTATTCAGAGATATAAACGATTAACGTGCTAAACGAACTTATGTATGTAATGTATGTAGGCCAGTTTTTAAGCCCATCTGATTGTTATCATTTATCAATTTTAGAGTTTTCCACAATTTTGTCAACAAAGCTTAATTTAGAAATCTCACTGCTTACACTGGTGAGTCACAGTGGCTGATTTGAAGAGGCTTGAAGTGCAAGCACGAGATGGACCTTCTGATCCATATGCACTGGCAAAGTGGCGGATACTTAATCGTCTACATGACAGAAATGAGACAATGTACTATAACGTAAGTTAAAAGAGTTCACTTCTTCTATTCAAATGCTTTGACTGTGATTACTTCTCACTTTCTGCAAAATTATGGAAACCTTGAATTATCACCATATCCAGATGCTATATTTGACATTCTATATCATAGGACATCATTAAGTCCACACTGGTACGTGTAGTTAGGAATAATCTTTTCTGTACTCATATTTCAATCCTAATGTTTAgataattatgttttttaatttgaCAGGTTTTGATTGCCAATATCGAGGAATATGCTCCTATAGTTTATACTCCAACTGTAGGCCTTGTTTGTCAAAACTACAGTGGTTTGTTTAGAAGGCCAAGGGGAATGTATTTCAGTGCTGAAGATCGTGGAGAAATGATGTCTATGGTTTATAATTGGCCAGCTGATCAGGTATATCTATGATAATATGCATGCAGGTATGCATGTTTACATGTTCGTACATCTTTAATGAGTTTCTATCTGAATTTTAAGATTTGGCATCTTGTGGTTTGTGTCTTCTTGTGTTTGAAGTATTTTTTCTACACCCAGAAAGTTACTTGTGATATCACCATGTCTATTGAGGCAGTTTAGACATTAAAAATAAAAGTCTTTTAAATATAGTTGTTAAATGGGTTTGGTATATAGATTAACATAGTGGGTGGTTTAAATTCATAAGTGAGCTATTATTTATAGTGTAGTTCTGTAAACTGGATGCGGAGGCTTGCAAATTAATTTGTGGGGTGTCAATAACTACTAGGGAAATATAAAATTATGCTTTATGGAGTTCTAAAATAGAAAACCTTGAATAGGGTTCTAGGCAATTCTGTAGCTAAGGGTGCAATATTGAAATACACACACATACTTGCAAGCTCAAAAATATGTTTTAACCTTCTCCTACAATGCCCTCATATTTTGATTTGATGATGCCTATTATATTGAGTGGTTAGAAAATGAATCCATTTCTTTGTTCTAATGTTGATTTCTGATTTGCAGGTCGATATGATTGTTGTTACAGATGGAAGCAGAATATTGGGACTTGGAGACCTCGGTGTTCAAGGGATTGGTATTTCAATTGGGAAGCTTGACTTGTATGTAGCTGCTGCTGGGATAAATCCTCAAAGGGTATTTTCTTTCTTGAATACAGCTCATAATTGCAACATGTTTCTAATGAGATAATAGTACACTAGCTTTAAATATACATTTATCCCAACTGCATTGTTTGTAAGGATATTATTCGTTATATTCttacaaaatatattttgaaGTGAAAGCCTTTGCTTGATTTGAAAGTAGATTTAGATTGGATTGTTAAATAATTGAACTTGTTAAAAGTTACAAGGAAAATTTAAAGCTTAACTGAGAAGTGGTCTTCCCACACCAAAAAGTTAATAAATAGATAATGGAGGTGTGTAAGCACTCAAGCCAAAACTAAATAAGGATTGTGACTTTTTTTTTAACTGTCACATGACCTGAGTGACGAGAGAACTATTTGTAAAAATGTTTCTTATTCACTCTACATCTTTTACTGCATGAAACTGTAGGTACTTCCTGTTATGATTGATGTTGGAACCAACAACGAGAAATTGCTCAAAGACCCCTTGTGTATGTATTGCATCTTGCATTCATGGTCAAGATATTGTGAGATTTTTTTATATACCCTATCACAAATGCTGTTTTTGTGAAGGGCTTAAACATTGTCTTTTGCTATTAGATCTGGGATTGCAGAGACATCGTCTAGAAGGTGATGAGTATCTTGCTGTTATTGATGAATTTATGGAGGCAGTTTTTACTCGATGGCCCCATGTTATTGTGCAGGTACAATAAATCTGATAGATGTTTCTTTAATCATTAGCAGGAAGAGTGCTGCTGTGTTTGATCTCTTCATGAGAAATACTAATACATTCTGTTTTTAAAGTTTGAAGACTTCCAAAGCAAGTGGGCCTTTAAGTTGTTGCAGCGTTATAGAGCTACCTACAGAATGTTTAACGATGATGTCCAGGTTAGCTACTTGCTCtgataaacatcataacatcttGTGGTTCTTATGGTGAATACGTTTGTAAATCAATTCTATTTATACCCCACActtttatagtttttttattttttataagatacaaatattgaaatatatattaaataaaaaggaGATCACAAAAGATGATAAGTTATCATCTCATGTTACAATCAAAGATGGCAATCTCTAATAagtaaaaaataaatgaaaaacttTATAATCTTTTGTATTTAAGTTAAAGGGATAATATACCACCCAGAAATTTAAGTCTTTCCGAATACTTGACAGAACTCCCTCTACCCCTTCTAAAGTTTTGTTATTCCTTTCAAGCCATTTTTTCCACACTTTTGTAGTTGTATTTGTTCTATCTCAATTCTTGTTGCCAAAAAGGATTTCCAAGTAAAACTTGGAACTAAAGTGGGTAACAAAAGGGACCTTGTTTATGATAATAACAATGTTTGGGTAGACAGACATCCTCAGGATGTAATAGACGTTTTGATACTATTTACAACAGTAGTTTTCATGCAGATGGTTGACCTACTTTTTAGTCTGAGCTATCTTGTTTATTGtttattctttcttttgtctttGTCTCTTTTATTTTGTCTTGTAATTCTTCTTACTACTAGAGGTAATTTGGAATTTTCCATCGTGAATTTCAAACTTATAATTATCTATTCAGCCTGGGCCCAAATCTAGTTTTCTAAATTGTGTAGTGttgttattaaaaaatttaatgaatttgatgagtttataTTAATCTTCGCGGGAAACAGTATGTGTTTTACAATCATACTTGGAAGATTTATTTTTTCTTCCTTGATGCCATAATTGAAGTATTTGAAAGTATACAGGGTTTTGTTAATAAAAATACACTTGCTCTTCCTGTGTCAATATTTGATGACATATTTTCTGACAGGGAACAGCAGGAGTTGCAATTGCTGGACTTTTAGGAGCTGTAAGAGCACAAGGAAGGCCAATGATTGATTTCCCAAAACAAAAGATTGTTGTTGCTGGTGCTGGGAGGTTAGTGACTTAGTATTAAGTAGATTAATTTTGTGCAACAGGACTTATTATTGTACTATTAAGAAGCCTCTTTTAGTTATATATGTGTGACTGCTACATGGACTAGTAAGTCAAATGATGTCATTCACGACTTATTAAGCTAAAAGGTGAAGGCAATCAATTCAATATAGAAAGAAAGCTGATTTTTTTAAGATATGTTGCTTATGTTTGGTTGACTGTGGTCAAACTGTGCCAGATTTCTTGTTATTGTATACACTTTCAAGTTTGCAAGTGTATTTTGGGACTCTTACTTTATTATGTTCGTTTAGagttttatcattattattaatatctaaatacaaaagaatatgtatAGTTATATACTTGCTTTGATTTAGAAAGCATCTATATGATGCAGAATGACACCAAGGGACAGACATTTTTAGCACTAGAAATCAgcagaaaataaatatatatttttcttgttTTAAATTTTTGTACCGATGCAGTGCAGGAATAGGGGTTCTAAATGCTGCAAGAAAAACAATGGCAAGGATGTTGGGAAACAATGAATCCGCTTTTGAGAGTGCACTGAGACAGTTCTGGGTAGTTGATGCCAATGTGAGTATAATTTCCAACTCTCTAGAATAATCATATACTGCAGTTTCTAAAGATGGTGCTTCAAATCACATTTGCTATTACTGAATGGGagataattatgtttgatgttaTGTATATCCAGGGTCTGATCACAGATGAACGTGAAAATGTGGATCCTGATGCGCTTCCTTTTGCTAGGAAGATCAAAGAAATTCATCGCCAGGGTTTAAAGGAAGGTGCAAGTCTTGCAGAAGTGGTTCGTTAGCATTTCACCTTTATTTGGGGTTTTCTGAACGACTCTTTATAGCttaaaatgtttattttaaaaGTGAGTACAATAAAACTTGAGAAAATAACACTGGAAATTTGTTTCACTTCAACTCCCAATGTTCAAACTACTAAGAGAACAAAGAATTGAGAATCCTCGTTAGAGGTTTGGACCAAAATATATATAGGGGATTACTGCAGCTTCTTTAGGCTCAAGAAAATAACACTGGAAATTTGTTTCACTTCAACTCCCAATGTTCAAACTACTAAGAGAACAAAGAATTGAGAATTCTTGTTAGAGGTTTGGACCAAAATATATATAGGGGATCACTGCAGCTTCTTTAGGCTTGAGAAGTTGTAGATTTGGAAAACTCTTTTTAGAAGGCAACTAAATGCCTTAGTTATCATACCAATGTAAGAATACTGGTGTAATTTATCAAAGTCTGACAAGCAACATTCTGAGGGTAATGACAATTGAATCTTTAAATTTTTCCAGAACTGTTATCTCTTAGCATCCTTAGAATGTATTCAGATTTGTGACCATGCCAATTCCAAAGAAATATTAAAAGGGATCCTAGTGTTGTCTCAAATTTTAGGACCTGTCCGATCTTTAATTTTTCTCTTAGAACTGTCCAGTCCTTAATTTTCTTCACATTAACAGTCACCACTTGCTAATCTTGATTCTTACTAACCAGGTGAAACAAATAAAGCCTGATGTGCTTCTTGGATTATCTGCAGTTGGGGGCTTGTTCTCAAAAGAGGTATGGTTTAGTTTCCTATATTCTTTAAGGACAATGTCAATACGGAAATTTCATGCATTGTACTGTTGTACATGTATGCCACTTAGCATATGAGAAGCTCAAGAAAAAGCAAACACGAAGACTAGTTGAATCATGAATCATGATAACAAAATTAAGGAACAGATAGATATTTTTTTCCCTTTATTATCTAGCATTCATCTGTTTTTCCCATTTGGGCATACATCAATATTGTTCGTCTGtttttcccatttaattatacaTCAACATTGTCATTTCATCTAGAGATCCTTTGTCGAATTTTTCCTGGCTTGTTATTCTTCTAAGGATTTCAGAATTGTGCTAGCTCATTCTTTGTTGCAAATTGATGTTATGCAATAGGTATTGGAGGCACTTAAAGGTTCAACTTCAACAAGGCCTGCCATCTTTGCAATGTCAAATCCTACTAAAAATGGTAAGTTAGCCTTTGAGTGTGATGCCTAATATTGTATGATTATACGGCCTTTTCCAGAGATTCACCTGCACTTTCTCTTTGGTGATTTAGCTGAATGCACTCCTGAAGAAGCATTCTCCATCGTAGGAGACAATATTGTATTTGCTAGTGGAAGTCCATTCAAGGATGTGGATCTTGGTATGcttttaaacaaatttaagttATTTTTACCTACATTCCATTTTTCTGTGAAGAAGTACAACCAGAATTTCATTCCCAACAATAATTCAgaatctttttttttgttttctaattattattattttgaactcTTTTCTTATGTATGTGCACATCTACTTGCATACATTATATAATATATACGTGttcatatataattttttggGGCACTTCCTATAATGAATATACTTAATATTTCTTGTGCAACTTATTTGTCGAAATACTGACTACAATCTATATTTCAGGAAATGGTCATATTGGTCACTGCAACCAGGGTAACAACATGTACCTTTTTCCAGGGTAAGTTTTGTCCAATTGTgccttttaaaaaataaagataaatagCATAGAAAGTGTTACCATTTTAGTTTTAATCTTATTTATGTATATTGTTCAACACGCAGAATTGGGCTTGGTACTCTTCTATCTGGATCAAGGATTATCTCTGATGGCATGCTACAAGCAGCGGCTGAATGGTATTTCCGCATACCCTTATGGATGTACATTACAAGACTGCAACTTCAACATACTTTACAATCCTCGGATcagaaatttgaaaagaaaaaaaaaagaaagaaattatGAGCGTTTTCTAGACTGATTTATCTATTAACTTTGGGTAAATTAGATTACAATGGAGAGAATTACAGAACTATAATAGGTTTATGTTTGTTACTTGTGTCAATCTAATGGATTAGTTTGAGATTTTTACAACTTCCTTGTAATAATATTTCTGATTTTTCATTACCAAATTATGACAAGGTATTTTATTGAACCATTTGCTTTTATATTTTCTGACATTTATCTACAGCCTAGCTGCATATATGTCGGAAGAGGATGTTCTAAATGGGGTTATATACCCATCTATATCAAGGTACATAACCATAGACTTCTATTCTTTCTTTATTATGCTTTTCCAAGAATGTAGCATATTAGATTTAGAGTAAAAAATGTTGACATGGCTGTTAACTTCATTGGAATTTTGCAGCATTCGAGATATAACAAAAGAAGTAGCTGCAGCTGTTATAAAGGAAGCTATAGAAGAAGATTTAGCTGAAGGATACCGTGAAATGGATGCACGCGAACTTAGTAAACTCACTCAGGTTTGTAATTTTGGTTCAATGTATAAAGTTAGGATCATACTAAAATGCCACGTACACTCACTCCAAGTTTGTTAAGAAATGGAGTTAAGGGATCGGTTGGAACATTTCTGAAAAATATCCACCTAAAAGAAACAATAGGGTAAGATTACAGAGGGAAGAGAAGTTAATAAATGAATGCAATGAAGATCAAGTAATGGACATGAAGTGATCACAGAATAGATTAAAGAGAGATGGACTGAGTATAGATAAAGCTAAAGAGAtgaagaagctttctgggatgaTTTTATCATCATTATTAACCATATTGAAAAATTAAGAAGGGACTAGTGACATGAGTGCGCTAACTTGTAAGCGAACATGAGATAGGCCCCTGCAGATTTCAAGCGTCTCATTATCCGATaattgctgattttttttttttaattattgcaGGAGGAAATTGTAGAATATGTGAAGAACAATATGTGGTCTCCAGAATACCcaacactggtttataagcaaGACTGATCTCCCCCAATGAAGAAAATTGATAAGAGCATAATGTTGTATGTAAAAACCTCCATGCATTAATTTCAgctatttaaataatttattttggcGTGTTATTTGCTCTTCAATTTCGAGCATGTATATTGTGCCTCATATCATATGTATGATTGTTTTACATAGGTCTTTAATAATTACCAGATTTTTATCTCTCCTAGACATAATAAGTGAAATATTTCGACTCTTGCATTTTTATCAATATAAACTTGCAAATTTCACGCTCTTTCATGCATGACCAAAGTTCAATTAACAATACCTAACTTTTCTTTTAACATATCCTACTATATGTGGTATATTCTTTCAGATTTTACATGTTTTTATATATGATCATATTATTAGACATAATAAATAAAATCTCAGCAATATTATCCCTTCACAGAAAAATTATTATTACAATTTGAGCTAAATTCAATTTTAGATTTGGCATGAATTTCTAAATTTGAGATTAATTGTAAATCAATGAATCGCTCCAATAAAACTAGATGTATAGTTTTACGTCCTATTTAAGACTATTATGGGTAAAATAAAAGGGTTAATATAAATATAGAACCAATATTTTAACCATATATTATATTTGactatgttttaaaaaaattcaacgtgattatggttttttttttgttacattTGAAgagtgttacacccaaatttttagaataaataagtagtctcgaaatgtaggttcgtaaaatgtaagtttggGGATTAACAAGTGTTAGCATTATACTTCTACAAATTGTCACGAAGTTTTAGAGCTATATTATCAGCACTCGAGCATGATTTATAGACTCGTAAGTGTCAGTTTCCTCCAAGAGATGAGTTTGACAGAGTGATTAAGTAAGGAGGTGGCGACGACTGGAACAGTGAGCTCAAGGCTATGAGTGAT from the Humulus lupulus chromosome X, drHumLupu1.1, whole genome shotgun sequence genome contains:
- the LOC133805308 gene encoding NAD-dependent malic enzyme 62 kDa isoform, mitochondrial is translated as MRNLYGQIRASSSLVNRLKQKLRAGTFVVGNPWLSQSRSFTTTEGHRPTMVHKRSLDILHDPWFNKGTAFTMTERDRLDLRGLLPPNVMSTEQQIERFMADLKRLEVQARDGPSDPYALAKWRILNRLHDRNETMYYNVLIANIEEYAPIVYTPTVGLVCQNYSGLFRRPRGMYFSAEDRGEMMSMVYNWPADQVDMIVVTDGSRILGLGDLGVQGIGISIGKLDLYVAAAGINPQRVLPVMIDVGTNNEKLLKDPLYLGLQRHRLEGDEYLAVIDEFMEAVFTRWPHVIVQFEDFQSKWAFKLLQRYRATYRMFNDDVQGTAGVAIAGLLGAVRAQGRPMIDFPKQKIVVAGAGSAGIGVLNAARKTMARMLGNNESAFESALRQFWVVDANGLITDERENVDPDALPFARKIKEIHRQGLKEGASLAEVVKQIKPDVLLGLSAVGGLFSKEVLEALKGSTSTRPAIFAMSNPTKNAECTPEEAFSIVGDNIVFASGSPFKDVDLGNGHIGHCNQGNNMYLFPGIGLGTLLSGSRIISDGMLQAAAECLAAYMSEEDVLNGVIYPSISSIRDITKEVAAAVIKEAIEEDLAEGYREMDARELSKLTQEEIVEYVKNNMWSPEYPTLVYKQD